From the Sandaracinaceae bacterium genome, the window GGCGCGCTTCTGCGCGGTCGAAGGCGCCCCCGCCGCGTGCCGTGCGGCGTGCGAGAGCCGGGGCAGCGCGCTCGTCGCGTCGCTCACCGAGGCCTGCGTGGGAGGCGAGGCCGAGGCCTGCCTCCGCGCGGCGACGATGGTGCGCGCTGGCTGCGGCGCCACGGGCGGGGTGGCCTGCGTGCGTCGCTACGCGTTCGCGGGCTGCGCCGGCGGAGACTGCCCGGAGTGGTCGGCGCTCGAGGATCGCCCGGACGACGGCTCGGAGAGCTGCCCGCTGCCTCCCACCGTGGCGCTGCGCCTGCACGACGCCGACGATCTGCGCGAGGTGGCCGCGGCGCTCGAGGGCGCGGTCGACGACCGGTCCATGAGCTCGATCCGGGACCTGACCTCCGCCGCGCCCAACGTGTTCCCGGCCATCGACCGGTTCGGCCGCCGCATCGCCGTGCCCGAGCCCTGCGCCGAGCGGAGCGAGGGGTCCATCCGGGTGCTGCGCGCGGCCAACGGCGCGACGGTGGATAGCCTCCCGATCTGGCAGGCCCCCGCGCCCGGGCGCGACCGGGCGAGCCACGTGCGGGGGGTCATCCGGCCGCTCTTCGCCGCGCTCCCTCGCCGCCTCGAGGGCTTCCGGCCGATGCGACGGCTGGCCGAGGGGGACGACTTCCGTCGGGAGGGCCGCGTCGCCGTCGTCACCCACCAGGGGGCGCGGCTCCGCGTGGAGCTCCCGCGCGGCTGCGAGCGGGAGTCCGTCCGCGCGTGGCTGGACGAGGCGAGCGGCGCCGTCCTGGTGGAGCACCGCGCCTGCGGCGCCGTGTCCTTTCAGACCGGTCGCCTCTGACCTCTCGCCTGCGATCGAGTACCCTGTCGCCGGGGTGGCGTTGGAGCGAGAAGCGGGAGCTCGGGTGCTGGTGGTGGACGACGACGAGCGCGTCCGCACCTCGCTCGCGCGGCTGCTGCGCCGGATGGGCTACGAGGTCGAGGCGGCCGAGGGCGGGCTGTCCGCGCTCGAGCGACTGGAGCGCGGCGGGATCGACCTCGTGCTCCTCGACGTGATCATGCCCGACCTCGACGGGCTCAACGTGCTCAAGCGGCTCTCGGGCGACGTGCGCGTCGTGATGGTGAGCGGCGCCGACGACACCAAGCTCGTCGCCGAGTGCATCCAGGAGGGCGCCGACGACTTCCTCCCGAAGCCCTTCGACGCGACCGTGCTCGCCGCGCGCATCCAGTCGTCGCTCGCCAAGAAGCGCCTTCGCGACCTCGAGCGTCGCTACGTCGCGCACCTCGAGGAGGAGGAGCGCAAGAAGGAGCGGTTGATCTCCAGCATGCTCCCGCCCCCGATCGCGATGCGGCTGCAGGAGGGCGAGGAGAACATCGCGGAGAGCGTCGACGACGTCACGGTGATCTTCGCCGACATCGTCGGCTTCACGCAGCTCTCGCTCGAGCTGGAGCCGGAGCCGCTCGTGAAGCTGCTCAACCGGATCTTCCGCAGCTTCGACCAGCTGTGCGCCGAGCACGGGGTCGAGAAGATCAAGACCATCGGCGACGCCTACCTCGCGGTGGGTGGGCTCCCCGGGTCGAAGGGGGATCACACCGCGCAGGTCGCCGCGCTCGCG encodes:
- a CDS encoding adenylate/guanylate cyclase domain-containing protein; translated protein: MALEREAGARVLVVDDDERVRTSLARLLRRMGYEVEAAEGGLSALERLERGGIDLVLLDVIMPDLDGLNVLKRLSGDVRVVMVSGADDTKLVAECIQEGADDFLPKPFDATVLAARIQSSLAKKRLRDLERRYVAHLEEEERKKERLISSMLPPPIAMRLQEGEENIAESVDDVTVIFADIVGFTQLSLELEPEPLVKLLNRIFRSFDQLCAEHGVEKIKTIGDAYLAVGGLPGSKGDHTAQVAALAIEMRRVLPLVTGRDLTLRIGIHAGPTVTGVIGSDKLSFDLWGPTVNLASRLETHGQPGRIQVSAVVAERLAGRYALEPRGTVHLKGIGEVETWFLEPLQPQTSSGS